The Roseofilum reptotaenium CS-1145 genome includes a region encoding these proteins:
- the minD gene encoding septum site-determining protein MinD: protein MSRIIVVTSGKGGVGKTTCTANLGMALAQRGRRVVLVDADFGLRNLDLLLGLENRIVYTAVEVIAGECRLEQALVRDKRQSKLVLLPAAQNRTKDAITPDQMAKLIHRLSPSFDYAIVDCPAGIEMGFQNAIAAAQEALIVTTPEIAAVRDADRVIGLLEANSIRKIRLIVNRIRPNMVEANDMMSVQDVQEILAIPLLGIIPDDERVIVSTNRGEPLVLSGAGESSLPGIAYGNIARRLEGEKVPFLDLTPPQGNFFSRLFQMFRKG from the coding sequence ATGAGCCGTATTATCGTCGTTACATCAGGAAAGGGAGGAGTGGGTAAAACCACCTGTACCGCAAATTTAGGAATGGCTCTGGCTCAACGGGGACGACGAGTCGTCCTGGTTGATGCCGATTTTGGCTTGAGAAATTTGGATTTGCTCTTAGGTTTGGAAAACCGTATTGTCTATACAGCAGTAGAAGTAATAGCTGGGGAGTGCCGTCTGGAACAAGCCTTGGTGCGAGATAAGCGCCAGTCAAAGTTGGTGCTGTTACCAGCAGCCCAAAATCGCACCAAAGATGCTATTACTCCCGATCAAATGGCCAAGTTGATTCATCGCTTGAGTCCCAGTTTTGATTATGCGATTGTGGATTGTCCGGCTGGGATTGAAATGGGATTCCAAAATGCGATCGCCGCAGCGCAAGAGGCTCTGATTGTGACGACTCCGGAAATTGCGGCTGTGCGAGATGCTGACCGGGTGATTGGTCTTTTGGAAGCCAATAGTATTCGCAAAATTCGCTTAATTGTCAATCGCATTCGCCCGAACATGGTGGAAGCCAATGACATGATGTCAGTTCAGGATGTGCAGGAAATCCTAGCTATTCCCCTATTGGGTATCATTCCGGATGATGAACGGGTGATTGTCTCTACGAACCGAGGGGAACCCCTAGTGCTTTCTGGCGCTGGAGAGTCGTCTTTACCTGGAATTGCCTATGGTAATATTGCTCGCCGTCTAGAAGGTGAAAAAGTGCCATTCTTGGATTTGACTCCCCCTCAAGGAAATTTCTTCAGCCGCTTGTTTCAGATGTTCCGTAAGGGATGA